A single Argentina anserina chromosome 7, drPotAnse1.1, whole genome shotgun sequence DNA region contains:
- the LOC126802481 gene encoding trihelix transcription factor PTL-like, translating into MDDYPDLRQLMASRTQQFVQFPDQFSVRPYNNYHPSSSIAVGQEVNAHGLFEFGSAASAPPSFSTIISNSSVAANLNGSTAGSSVGSLYGLELMNQHGWNINGNDRSGNNSRWPRQETLTLLEIRSSLDSRFKETNQKGPLWDEVSRIMSVEHGYQRSGKKCKEKFENLYKYYKKTKEGKAGRQDGKHYRFFRQLEAIYGDQSITNPLCSASDQPHLTGTLNPTLPYSHISAAINQDNQEVKLGAESLSFSNNSTDLDTSTSENNGDDISNSANDHQLKTENQRCSRRVKKTSWKTQVEEFVNSQMMKVMKVQEGWMQKMLKTIEGREEERLAKEEEWRKRETERFNQQVHEFWAKERAWVETRDASIMEALSQIRGIGNNGYNSKAKDENMGLQLMDGGLLPSSSNYMNSSSFYIPANEGENLWNRYGGKLSK; encoded by the exons ATGGATGATTATCCAGACCTCCGGCAACTGATGGCCTCAAGAACACAGCAGTTCGTACAATTCCCAGACCAGTTTTCAGTACGACCTTACAATAATTATCACCCCAGTAGTAGTATCGCTGTAGGTCAGGAGGTTAATGCTCATGGATTGTTTGAGTTTGGTTCTGCTGCTTCTGCTCCTCCTAGTTTTAGCACAATTATTAGCAATAGTAGTGTTGCCGCTAATCTGAATGGTTCCACTGCTGGTTCATCGGTTGGTTCGTTATATGGTTTAGAGTTAATGAATCAGCATGGGTGGAATATTAATGGGAATGATAGATCAGGTAATAACAGCAGATGGCCAAGACAAGAAACTCTCACTCTTCTTGAGATTAGATCCAGTCTCGATTCCAGGTTCAAGGAGACTAATCAGAAAGGCCCACTGTGGGATGAAGTTTCTAG GATAATGAGTGTGGAACATGGATATCAGAGGAGCGGGAAGAAATGCAAAGAGAAGTTTGAGAATTTATACAAGTACTacaagaaaaccaaagaagGGAAAGCTGGGAGGCAAGATGGGAAGCACTATAGGTTCTTTCGTCAGCTTGAAGCAATCTATGGTGACCAAAGTATTACCAATCCGTTGTGCTCAGCTTCAGATCAACCCCATTTAACTGGTACATTGAACCCTACTCTTCCATATAGTCATATCAGTGCCGCTATTAATCAAGACAATCAAGAAGTTAAGCTTGGTGCTGAGAGCCTTAGTTTCTCAAACAATTCAACTGACTTAGATACCTCCACCTCGGAGAACAATGGAGATGATATTTCCAATTCAGCTAATGATCATCAATTAAAAACTGAGAACCAAAGGTGTTCAAGGCGTGTGAAGAAGACCAGCTGGAAAACACAGGTGGAGGAGTTTGTGAATTCCCAAATGATGAAAGTGATGAAGGTCCAAGAAGGTTGGATGCAGAAGATGTTGAAGACTATTGAAGGAAGAGAAGAGGAGAGGCTGGCTAAAGAAGAAGAGTGGAGGAAGCGAGAGACAGAGCGGTTTAACCAACAAGTACATGAGTTCTGGGCTAAGGAGAGAGCGTGGGTGGAAACTCGAGATGCTTCAATCATGGAGGCTCTAAGCCAAATTAGAGGTATAGGAAATAACGGTTACAACAGCAAGGCCAAGGATGAGAACATGGGACTTCAGCTCATGGATGGAGGCCTATTACCTTCAAGTTCTAATTACATGAACTCTAGCTCCTTTTACATTCCGGCGAACGAAGGAGAAAATTTGTGGAACAGGTATGGTGGGAAGCTCAGCAAGTGA
- the LOC126803085 gene encoding uncharacterized protein LOC126803085, whose amino-acid sequence MLQLSGLSLPPIPFPLPSNSTSIRLSTPARQHTHLNSYFSSPLLKTQIPKRPIRFIALANNNKNDNNLKQEKEEEKENEQGIGSNGDDSEKNQGSIFSNIRWGDLLLDPDPNNIVAVGLTGLLTWASVQVLWQLLFISLAILIAAVKYSFIAAVLLFILITLL is encoded by the coding sequence ATGTTACAGCTCTCTGGTCTCTCCCTCCCACCAATCCCATTCCCACTCCCTTCAAATTCAACCTCAATACGTCTATCTACTCCCGCCCGACAACATACCCACCTCAATTCCTACTTTTCTTCTCCCCTCCTCAAAACTCAAATCCCCAAACGACCCATCAGATTCATAGCCCTCgcaaacaacaacaagaacGACAATAATTTGAAGCAGGAGAAGGAAGAGGAGAAAGAGAACGAACAAGGAATTGGGTCCAACGGCGATGACTCGGAGAAGAATCAGGGGTCTATATTCAGCAACATCAGATGGGGCGATCTGCTGCTGGACCCAGATCCTAATAATATCGTGGCTGTCGGATTGACAGGGCTGCTGACATGGGCGAGTGTGCAGGTTCTATGGCAGCTCTTGTTTATCTCTTTGGCTATACTTATTGCTGCTGTTAAGTATTCCTTCATTGCCGCTGTTCTTCTTTTCATTCTCATTACCCTTCTTTGA
- the LOC126803467 gene encoding uncharacterized protein LOC126803467 has protein sequence MGLTLRHIVSSTVPHLPAEISQYYPFRLKQDAKRCGKAEFTLLCENNITVLDVPSLKYHVQAIDYNNRTIRVVDPGFQKNNCSSTPVNSPTEYGPFPHSSPYYVDSDLSCPIYFLKCSEPVNISTYIDTAACTDTITSSTGTFSSLSQSRTYGYVIIGDMTSGDVEEGCSLEWKAFILISGNYSNYRDIKGTLNSLTYGFEVGYYFPWQSQNCQWSMNYKCFPHTVAGSFHCKYLCSLQLFITYFIHPLLFCL, from the exons ATGGGGTTGA CACTAAGACATATAGTCTCAAGTACTGTACCCCATCTTCCTGCGGAAATATCACAGTACTACCCTTTTCGACTGAAGCAGGATGCAAAGCGTTGTGGGAAGGCCGAGTTTACTCTGTTATGCGAGAACAACATCACAGTACTAGACGTACCTTCTCTAAAATATCATGTACAGGCAATCGACTACAATAACCGCACAATCCGAGTCGTGGATCCTGGCTTTCAGAAAAACAATTGTTCCTCCACTCCTGTTAATTCTCCAACAGAATATGGTCCCTTCCCTCATTCATCACCATATTATGTTGATTCTGATCTCTCATGCCCTATATACTTCCTCAAGTGCTCAGAGCCTGTCAATATTTCTACTTATATAGACACTGCTGCATGCACTGATACTATTACCAGCAGTACTggtactttttcttctttgtccCAATCCAGAACATATGGTTATGTCATAATTGGTGACATGACATCAGGAGACGTGGAGGAGGGTTGCAGCTTGGAGTGGAAGGCATTCATACTTATCAGTGGGAACTACTCCAACTACAGAGACATAAAAGGAACACTGAATTCGTTGACGTATGGCTTTGAGGTTGGATATTACTTTCCGTGGCAGAGCCAGAATT GCCAATGGAGCATGAATTACAAATGTTTTCCTCACACCGTCGCAGGTTCGTTCCATTGTAAATATTTGTGCTCTCTTCAGCTATTCATTACTTACTTCATACATCCATTATTGTTTTGCCTTTGA
- the LOC126803468 gene encoding rust resistance kinase Lr10-like, giving the protein RVETQEKLIFFREKLKSAGRNQVDYLHQGCDQRILHFDIKPHNVLLDQNFTPKISDFGMSKLCAMDQSIVSMTAARGTIGYIAPEVFSRNFGNVSYKSDVYSFGMLLLEIVGGRKNTGETMNNAGEVYYPEWIYNLLEEGEDLRVHIGEEGLDSRIPKELAIVGLWCIQWHPMNRPSMKSVVQMLGGTENLTMPPNPFASAGRIKTNAASPSVARRLNLELEAIVELE; this is encoded by the coding sequence AGAGTAGAGACACAAGAGAAATTGATATTTTTCAGGGAGAAGTTGAAGTCTGCAGGGAGAAACCAGGTCGATTATCTACACCAAGGATGTGATCAAAGGATCCTTCATTTTGACATCAAACCTCATAATGTCTTGCTAGACCAAAACTTCACCCCgaaaatttctgattttgggaTGTCCAAGTTGTGTGCCATGGATCAAAGTATAGTGTCAATGACTGCAGCTAGGGGGACTATAGGCTACATTGCACCTGAAGTGTTCTCCCGGAATTTCGGAAATGTGTCATACAAAtcagatgtatatagttttggAATGTTGTTGCTCGAGATTGTAGGAGGGAGGAAGAATACTGGTGAAACCATGAACAACGCAGGTGAAGTTTACTACCCTGAATGGATATATAATCTTTTAGAAGAAGGGGAGGACCTTCGAGTCCATATTGGGGAAGAAGGATTAGATTCTCGAATTCCAAAAGAACTAGCAATTGTAGGCCTTTGGTGCATCCAATGGCACCCAATGAATCGTCCATCCATGAAATCGGTCGTTCAGATGTTGGGAGGAACAGAAAACTTAACCATGCCGCCAAACCCTTTTGCCTCTGCGGGTCGTATAAAAACAAATGCAGCAAGTCCCTCTGTTGCAAGACGGTTGAACCTGGAGCTAGAAGCAATTGTTGAATTAGAGTAG